Sequence from the bacterium genome:
GCCCAGACCTTATCGCTTTCAGGAGCGATCTCTATGGCCCTGTTCAAAAGCTCTTCAGCTTGAACTAAATCGCCTGTCAGCTTAAGGATTTGAGCGCGAAGTATCAGTGATGCAGGGGAATTATGGAAACGCTCCAGCAGAAGCGAAATCACCTGTTTTGCCTCATTAGGACGCTCGGCAAAGAATAAGAAGGAAATATATTGAGCGAGCGCCGGGGGATCGTTAGAATGGAACTCGCGCAATTTTTTTGCCAGCTCATCTGCCTGTGGAATGTTGTTAAGCAGAATGTAATAACCGACCGCAGTAGAAAGAACATTTGCGTCATTAGGATTCATCGTTACAGCTTTCTCAACATGCTGACCGGCTAAATTGAAATCCCCGAGGAAGGTGTAGATTTCACCGGCAGCAGCTTGGGCTATCGGCTCATCGGAATCAATGGATAAAGCCTTATTCAAAGCCTCCTGAGCCTCATCCAATCGTCCTGTCCAAAGCCTTATCGTTGCGGCACATGCCCATAGCTTTGCTGAATTAGGGTGAGCAATAACTGCTTCTTCGGCCAAACGATAAGCCGCACCTATTCCGGGCACTTGTTTTGCTGCGCGTATCTGTTCAATAAGCTCGTCGACAGTCATTGTTCTCCTAGTTTTCAGGTAAAGGTTGGCCTTTAGTTTCAGGGGCTTTGTTTACAGCGATCAAGCCAATTAAATAGATGACGGCGAAAAGTCCCATCCCTGCCGCAACTGAACCATTGAAAGCGCCAATCACTTTCCCCGTTAGCCAGGGAAGAGGCGCAGTGACAATACGTCCGGTATTATAACAAAATCCCAGCCCTGTTGCTCTTAGGCGAGTAGGGAATAACTCGGGGAAATAGAGCGCAAATCCAGCCGAA
This genomic interval carries:
- a CDS encoding MFS transporter, which translates into the protein RTSYVTFTMHIGTLIGVFLFPTLCERLGRRRAFGLFFILSAIVVMGVSFGTHTYQSLLYFAPLMALFTIGVSAGFALYFPELFPTRLRATGLGFCYNTGRIVTAPLPWLTGKVIGAFNGSVAAGMGLFAVIYLIGLIAVNKAPETKGQPLPEN